Genomic DNA from Methanofollis sp. W23:
TCCTGTGAGTGGTACTGGTGCTTCATGGGGGATATTTTATATAAACATTCCTCTCTATATTCCGAGATCTCTGTCCCAATATCGATTATACTCACATATTGTCGAGAACTGCCTGTACATTATTTGAAATGGCCGGGGGAAGGGGCTGGAGATGGTGTCCAGGGAAACTATCTGTTCATGTCCCGGGGAACCATTGCTACCTGAAACACTCTCTCTGCGTGTTTCAGACATGTCTTGATCAGGACCATCATCTGGAAGAAGGGAGGGGGAGGGGGGCATCATTACTTTTCAGGACCGATATCTCGGCCGTCCGGGCCCACTCTCTACCCCAGGACTTCTGAGGGCAGCGCCCCCGGCGTGACTGATGGGGAATACACATTGATCAGAGAGATCCTATCAAAAGCGTGCGGGATTTTCCAGGGTGATACCCTCAGGCGTGCAGATTATTGGATGTCAAGTTCGATCCAGGCCCTGTCCCCCCTTTGTCTCGTCCTGCATGCATCCCATGACCTAAAGAGGGGAGATAAGATCCCTGAAGGGATCTTCATCAGCCCTTGAGGGCGGCGACAAACCTGGCCCTGATCTCCTGAGGCGTCATGGGGATGTTTTTGACCGGCGCGTTCCCTGGCCTGAGCACCACATGGATGAAGTTTGGGCCCCCACCGGCCGACGCGGCCATCACTCCCCCGCACTCTTCAGGGCGCTGGATCTTCCAGGTCCTGCGAAACCCGGTCGCACGGGCGAGGAGTTCGAGGTCGAGGTTCGCGGCTGCATAGGTGGGCTGGTTGCCGGTGGACCCGAAGGCCCCGTTGTCCAGACCGATCACCGTGAGATTTTCAGGGGCGGCGGCGGCCGCCACAGAGAGGACCGACGAGCCCAGGAGACTGCCGTCGCCATCGAGGATGACCACCCGCCGGTCGGTCCCGAGGGCGATGCCGAGGCCGATAGGCGTCGCCTGGGTGTACGAGCCGAGCATGTAGAAGGTGAGGGGCCGGTCCATGACCGCATACAGTTCCTTGCTCGGGACCCCGATGTTTGCGACGACGGCGGCGTCCCCAAAGTGGGGGGCAAGGGCCCTGATGGCGTCATACCGTGCCATCGTCGGTTCCCTGATCTCCCTCTCATAGGTGAGTGCCGAGTGCCGTGCGCGTGTCGGGACGGTGCGGGAGACCGCAGGGCATGCCTCGCCTTCCCAGACCTTCGGCGAGATGAGGGCGACATGGGGGCGTGAGTGGGTGTAGGCGTCCTTGACCACCTCGCCGATCTGCGGAAGGTCTGAGG
This window encodes:
- the comE gene encoding sulfopyruvate decarboxylase subunit beta, whose translation is MHEDLVCEILEKAGVDLTLTLPCDRAGDLCFLLPDRIRTVGLTREEDGVGIAAGAVMAGLHPVVVIQSSGLGNMLNAIMSLSVTFSLPLPVLASWRGVYEERIPAQIPFNSQLPGVLDALGITSTIIAEPSDLPQIGEVVKDAYTHSRPHVALISPKVWEGEACPAVSRTVPTRARHSALTYEREIREPTMARYDAIRALAPHFGDAAVVANIGVPSKELYAVMDRPLTFYMLGSYTQATPIGLGIALGTDRRVVILDGDGSLLGSSVLSVAAAAAPENLTVIGLDNGAFGSTGNQPTYAAANLDLELLARATGFRRTWKIQRPEECGGVMAASAGGGPNFIHVVLRPGNAPVKNIPMTPQEIRARFVAALKG